Genomic DNA from Brassica rapa cultivar Chiifu-401-42 chromosome A04, CAAS_Brap_v3.01, whole genome shotgun sequence:
tcttttcatttttaacattccacatcatattatatttcttCTACCTCATCATTAAACAGATATTCAACTTTTATACAATACAATGATTTTGTTTATTAAAAGTTAACACCTTATTTTACTAACTAATAATTAATTTGTCTATGTCCAAACTAAATAAAGCTAGTTTCTATTTAtaagaatttaaaataataaaattttgtataaaaataaaaataaattatttaatttataatgagagtatttgttttaaatagttaagatgaaattaaaatatcaaaatctttAGAAAGTGACATGTAGCGCAGGTGGTCTCCGCTTCTTCTTATACAACATGTTGAATCTTTTTGACACCAAATAATTTACTTTATCAAATTTCATTTTCAACATGCTCATTATAGTGACTCAATTGTtgaataaaagatataatacCATAAGATCTCCAACAATGACACCAAATCTGGTGTTGAAATCACAgcaaatttggtgttttgggTGTTTTGGtgtcataatttttttcaactCCAAAAATAACACCAAATTTTACATCAAgggtaatattatatattatttaatgttttcagttcaatttttttatgttttattatatgtaatttataaatatttattttatcacattttggttaatatatatatttttattatttataagtgATAAATGATAATagtcatttattttgaaaaaaaaaattcttttaattatgtgaaaataaattaataatacaaaaaatataaaatatttgtgttCATTTACAAATttgatatactaattgaactatatcttatataataaagtagACTATGCTCTCACCTCATTCCTCCACATCCTCAAGGAGAGTGGGGCTTTTGCCGACACGTGTCGTCCAGCCAGTCCCCGCGTCTTTCCCTTTAGTTCTGGGTTTCTATCCTGTTTTAAAAAGAATTGGGCTTTAAGTTAATTGAATTGGTTTGGCCCATTAGACCAAAGGTGTTTAGGGTTGGTCGTCGCCTTCTTCTTCCAGAAGCTACCTCTTCGATGTATAACTCACGAAACCAAACCGTCAACCGTCGATCCGAGCTCTGTAACGCCTCTCAGTCCATAAATCCTTTCTTTAATCTGAGTTTTCCTCAATTAATCCACTCCACCCATgttaatcaaacaaaatacctCTTCGTTTTCCACCGTAACTGGTTCGAGCTTCCCCTGTAAATGTCCCACTAAAACCTATTTGCACGTTTCCGGTTTGTCTTAACTTATCTGTCAAGTATGGCTACTTCTCAAATCCAGTTTTCCGATTTGAAGGACGGAAGATGCAAACAAAAGTTCAGAGCAGACTCATACAATTTTGGGAAGCTGAGAATTTTGATAATGGTGGGAGCTCATAGGTGTCGATAGCTAATTGATGCGAAGGTATacccaagatttttttttttttttaacaatctcTTTATGTGATAGTTTCACCTTCACCGTTCTTAGGCCACTCTCATCCAAGGATTAATCCGACCTTCAAGTTTGCCGATGCCCCAGTATTTATTAGATTCTCAGAGCAGTCTGTTTTCTATGAGGTAGCAGAAATGAATGAGCCAATCCAGAAGGAGTGCTTCAGGTTCCAAAAATACGACGAGCTCATGTCACTTGCCAACACCGACACCATAACTCATTTGCTAGGTTTGGAGTACTAAACATCCTTTTCAATTAGTCCATGTAGGAATTTAAAAAATGACTGGAAATTACCTTAATGGTTGTCTTCGTTAACAGATATCATTTGTGAAATACGAGGCATCAAAACCATTTACAACGTGGCAACACATGGCACTCAACGCCTCATGGCTACCATTTAGCTTGATAGGTATTTCAcaaatcatcttcttctttgagTGTTTATGTTTAACAAAAATGAGGCTTACTATATATTCTCACACGATGATATGCATTTTAATACCTTAAAAAGGCAACCAATATCAACCCAAAGTTAGTTGGTGGTAACTAACTTCTCTCTGTTACTCCTCATATTTGTTAAGCTCTTCCACTCACACTGCTGCTACGTTCAAAACCTTTGTGGTCATGTAGTCATAGAATAAGCTCACACCTATTTATAGATGTATCCAATACTCTCAGTCAAATATTGAACTGCTACAAAATTGCTTGATCTTATATATGGTCAAActgatcatatatatatgtatcataGGTTATATTGAGTTAGtggaatttttttctttctatgcTTTATTATTGTTGAGAAAGAAATATTACACaaccaaattttttatttactttttagtcAACGAGAGAATACGATGATATGATTGTTTTACATGTGTATTGTATAGCCATCTTCCAGAGAAGTTATAGTCaacaagtgtttttttttgcgATTGTATAAATGGTCTTTCGTCTTATCCATCTACTATGTCAAACTGTCCTAAAACGTCTATTAAGTTGTCAACTTGACCCCAACTAATAAAAGATACGAAACTTAAAGATTCACTGATTtaagatgttttatattttgtcatCATGACCAGGTTGGCTGTTTCTCAACGCAACTTTGGACATTCATTTCTATTTTGACAACGACTGTGTAGCTAGCATCAACTACCTGAAAAAGTAAGCTACAGATCTATTAATATGTTCAATAAGATGCTTATCGTTAACTGCAACTGCTTACCAAACTGCAATTTGTTCGTATGATGGGGCATGTGGCTTTGAAGAGGGATCATCCTCAGCTCCAACAAAGTATAATGGTGTTAAAAAGATTGAATCAATTCCACTGTCCAAACTTAATTCCCACGTCCTCACTGCATCACCAGAGGTAAACCTCATTTCTTATTGTCACATCGTTTACGTGATTGCTCCATATATATTTAACCATTTTAATGTTGGCCACAAGCAGGCAGTAGAGTTCATTTGCACAGCTGTTGTCAATAGTATTGAGACTGGAAATAGGTGGTGCTATATTTTATGCTTGAAATACTACAGAAAGCTCAAACTTGGATTCTCAGCTTTGACATGCCATGCATATCAAGATGACAATGCAGTGGGTTTTGTAAGGTAATTTAGTATGCTACAAATTGTACTGACAATAAATCCAAACTATATATAGTCCTCGCACCCATCATCCGTAACCTTATATTAGTTTTTTGGCCTTGGAACCGTGTGCAAATGAATGTGTCAGATGCATATGACTGCTGAGTTTGTAGCTTTTGACAGTGAAATGACCAGGCTTACAAATGTCAATGTCATCCATTCAAATGTCAGGGCAGTAAGCGTATCTCAGTTAATGGTTTGCTTTACAATTTCGTTGGTTCCTTTGTCACATTATTTTGGAAGGATTATTTTAGCTAACTAATATTTAACCATGCAACAGAACGAGGGCGATCAAGACATCCAAGAATTAGCACTTCCCCAAAGCCTTCCATCTCAACCCCTCCCAATTCAACTTCTCATCAAAACATCAGAGCTCCACAGCGTCCCGCATCTTTGATCGCAACCAGCGCCCTCCTCTACCTAATTTTGACGCCAACGTGAGTATGACTGTTATGATAAGTTTAGCTGCTCTGCAAAGTTGTTGCTTCTTGACTGAGTTTTCACTTTCACATGGAGGGAATAACAACCCATGGAGGAAGAACCTAGCGCTAAGAAGAGCCGGACTGAGTTAAATTTGTCCGACTGTCGCAGCTATTTTGGCAATGAGCCATCCTTTGATGATTTCTGCGTTTTCAATGACTTCTACAAATTCTATTTGAGTTTTTTTGTGCACTAACGCTATTAcgctaatataatttatttcatgtatttttccctttaaataatttcataatcgTTGCAATGCAAGCAGCCTGGTCAAAAGGCTACACTAAGCCTGCAGATTTACTTGCAACACAAGTTTCACAAGGAAACAACTCTTTTACAATTTATAACTTTGTGCCTAGAATATGAAATGATGCTGTGCATCAGACTATGTTAtttcaataatataattatatttcgagaaaaaaaaaaccataaactCTTTAGTTGacatttaagatattttttccCATTTATGGTTATCTTTAGTTGACATTTAAGATATTTTTCACCATTTATGGTTAGCTACGTAGTTGTATTTCTTTGTTTCCAATAGTACAATCATCATTTTGGCTCcaatttaatatatgtatagGAAAGAAAAATAGTATGTAGTTTTACTATACAcatatttacaataaaaaagataataaagTAATGTTAGTTAAAGGTAAAGagcctaatatatatatatatatatatatatatatatatatatatgtattttaatctTTCAGATTTGTTCTCTcctcttaactttttttttgttcttaacTTCAAACTTAAACGGTTGATCAAATATGCATTCCTCAAACTTAATTATTCTTCTGAAAAAAGCGTTAGAGccaatgattaaaaaaaaatttcagattGTGAGAAAGCATGAGCGAACATGGTGGACCATATCATCTAGAAATCTCTGGTCCAGAAATTGCGACTGGTTCTAactaaaaaattagaaatgtaAAGAGAAGAGAAGGGCTCACAAATAATAACCGTCCAATACTTTAACCATACATAgctcaataatttttttttataagaaactaTATATCAAACATATACTACTCACACCTACATGAGCCAACAACCACAACTTCCGCTCAAATATAAACAATTTACCAACCACTCAACACTATAGCTTCTAACAAACTGCTTAAGCAGTCACATAGTATGCTAAACCAACAAAAGCATCACCACCCCATACATCCACTCAAACCACGGCCACGACCTAATGATCAACCAGTCGCTCTCAACGTCCAACATATATCACGACATCATAGgatgaaatattaaaatatttaaacaaataacAACCCGTGCGAAGCGCGGGAATACCACtagttattaaataaaatatagtaaaataagCATTTTAAAGATTTAGTGTGATGAATAgtgttacaccaaatttggtgggaTGATATCAACTTTGGTGTATTGTTGGAGATAAAATTACactaaatttgatgttttggtgTCTTGTTGGAGATGACCTAACTAGTCTAATAATAATAGTTCCATGTGTAGCTATAACTTGTATACTGTAAATGTGTAAGAGCACCTTTAACGGCAATATACTCACAACGAATTTTGTCGGCcacaaaataatctttttaatatagtttcagaaaataattagattttatttaatttttaaaaagtaaaccAACATAAACATAGCTAAATGTGTACTAGAAGATATCTGAAAAGTTCTAAAAGAACCTTTGTCTTGCCTCTCTCTTcgactttatatatttttgaatttttttttccagatatCCATTAAGATCCCTACAAAGATGCTCTTAATGTGGCACATAGCCACATATACATACAGTCATAAGTCATAACCATCAACATTATCATATATTCAATTACTATTCACTCAAAATATTATCATTCCATCTTGATAAGATCTTGCTCTATCTTCTAATCATAATTTTTTCTATATGTAAGGAAGTAATAGATTGTGTTccccatatatatatttactattaaCGTTTAATGTAATCCTCTGATTTTGTTGCTCTATAAATAAGAAGCTCAAACGCTTCAGTTTGCTCCAACAAatccaaaaagaaagaaagaagaaatcaGATCAATGGCGTCTAGGTTTCTGATCCCTTGTATCTCTCCTCTCTTTCTATTCTACTTCTTCCTCGCCATCTCAAGTACTCAGACTAATGCATTTCACGATGGACAAAAGGTCTTCGACGTCAGAAACTACGGTGCTCGTGGCGACGGCAAAACAAACACATACAATGCTCTTGCGTTTACAAAAGCGTGGAACGACGCTTGTCAATGGAGTGGTGGAAGATCAACGGTCTATATTCCCGCAGGAAAATTCTATCTCGATCAAATAACGTTCTCTGGTCCTTGCAAAAGGCATGTTACTTTTACAATCAGAGGAACGTTGTTGGCTCCTCGGATCCTTTACGCGGACAAACGAGCAGAATGGATCGCTTTCCGTTACGTCGATAACCTCACCGTTAACGGAGGGGGAATACTTGACGGTCAAGGATCTTACTCTTGGCGCCATCTAAATGATTGTGACAAAAACCCTAACTGTCGTGCTCTAGCTATGAACATTGGGTTTTCTTTCGTTAGATCCGCGAGGGTTAACGGTCTAAGATCGATCAACAGCAAAATGGGACACTTCAACTTATACGCAGTCGAGAATTTTAACATTACCCGCGTCAAAATCACCGCTCCCGGAGATAGCCCTAACACTGACGGAATCAAGATCGGGAGGTCTAAGGATATGCATATTTCCAACGTCAGTATCGGAACCGGTGACGATTGTGTCGCAATTCTTGACGGAACCACCAACTTGGATATCTCTAATGTCAGGTATATCTTGAGTAACACAACATATGTATAACTAACTATCTTTaacataagatatatatatatgaaggtTCAAGAAAATTTTAGACCGTAACGAAAcgctttaaaaatatattaaaatattctcTCTTTTGTATTAAGTATAGATTTGCGTTGGTCTCTAATATTTTATGTGGATTCAAAATACATATTGATGTTCTGATATCTTCCAACACCAGGTGCGGACCAGGGCACGGGATTAGTGTCGGGAGCATTGGGAGATTCAAAGAAGAGAAGAGCATTGAGGGCATAACCGTAAGAAACTCTGTACTCAAGGGTACAATGAACGGTTTAAGGATCAAAACATGGGCTAAGTCGGCCTCAGAGAATTCGGTTTCGAAATTCTTGTTCGAGGATATCCAAATGATCAATGTTCGAAACCCCATTGTCATCGACCAGCAGTATTGTCCACACAACCTATGCGACAGTCCTGGAAAGTATAATTCTCATGTTCAGATCAAAGACGTGAAGTATACCAGCATTTGGGGAACGTCGGCGACTCAAGCGGCTTTGATGCTGCAGTGTAGCAAAGCGTTTCCTTGTCAAGGCGTTGAGCTCTCAGACATCAACTTGGTGTACAAAGGACGCAACGGGTCAGTCACGGCTACGTGTGAGAACGTTGGTGGTTCGGTTTATGGGAAGATCGTGCCTGGTGATTGCCGGATGCGATGATCTAAAACTAGTCCTGTGTTAGGTTTGGATTTTTAGATTGTAATATTTCGTATACAGGTTGTCCTCGATCTAATACTGAAGCTTATCTAAAACTTTATTAAACTCCAAACATATTAATAATAGTTAAAACACAAAATTGTGATGTCAAGCGTCTCCAAAAGTGacttcaaatatgaaattttgcATTCTCTTAAAGTAACGTcaaaaatttgaagttttgtaaagtaaaatttaaaagttcaaatttgaaaatttacagTATAAAACTCTAGTGCAAAATACAAGCATGTGATAGGGTCTAAGACTTAAATGCAGTAAAAATAAATGTCAAGATAAAACTCTACACAAAATTTAAGACAACCGCTACTCAAAACAACATATTCTTAAAACCAGTTGAGAACCTTTAGGACATGAGACATGGCTTTTTAATTGGATAAGTAACACAATTCATTAAACTTAATACACCAAGACttaaaaacttaattaaatcatttatatGTCATTAATatcattcttattttttttcttataaatcataaaattattttttatatctaaCAAGATCCATTATGCATAagttaaaatcaaatattaatacTACATATAGATGCAATTGAACTATATTAAATTacagtaaaattaaaatataaaagatgaGATATTTAGTAACTATCTCACCATTGGACTTAATAAATTGAGATTAGTTTCTTAACAtatttttacgtttttttttctttctttttttatcatCAACATACTTAGTGAGTATCTAACTAATAAGGTTGTTCTTAAAGTGTCTACGGTTTCTTGCATGCTATAGTTTGTATCTTGACAGactttttcaaatatataattatgttatattttgtgtcatgtaAAGTATTGTAATTATTCACCTTAATATATTAGCATTTTTTTAGTTATGAGTAgtgtaatttttatattttcaccGATATTATATTGGCGGATTACATATACATTACATGATATACACAACGAATAAACTCATTTAAAACATGGAATTTGTATTTGTTTCTTGCTGTTTGATTTCATTCCAAAAGTAGTTGATTCTATAGTGGATCAAAACTAGaacatgaaatatttttttctatgtcTAATTTTATTTACTTCTATTCACAAAAATTTCTTGCTAAATCTAGAtttatttttcttccttttttccatataaatatttatagtaaCTCTACAAtttgaaattcatttttttttaaatatattcgtGTTGACCGAATCCCATAAGAGTTTGAAATGTTGACATCAAGATGACATTATCCGTGAATGTGGAAAGTCTGATAAATAAATGTGAATCTTATCTTATGTGATAAGACTTGCGCCTTGGACATGGTAAGTTtacattaaaattattaaagaaatatcgtatgaaaaaaattttatattattgatcgaattaatatatttagctcttaaaaaaaaatttaaaaccttTTTTGTTAAGTACATAGTTTGTTTACTAATGAACTCAtctcattttcaaaaatattttaggtcaaaaaattatttattgcataaaaacctaacgtttaggccgaagaatctcatgtctactatttggttacaatgaaactatgtcagcttggttttatatcatgatttagcaatttaaaagttaattatgattatgagaagtttacgtcACGTGTCAATCCTATTTATCTTCGATATTTTtgttattgctcgatataaatattgattttttagtttattctcatttcatttttttattttggcctgagatttagaaaatgtttaagattcaaaattattaaagagatcgATACTTAGGTTAAGATTTGCGTCTTGTGCataataaatacttattttatatttttctacatattattaaataataaaataataattatatattaaataactaagaaatcagttactattatgtaataaattgggttgcacatataaatcaaatgaccgctcttgtttatttgcaatcattttagaataaataaatcaaaacaatcgatctgatctatcgtatatgatatataattaaatttaaacgatataaagtatatatattaacataaacacctattaaaataaaattatttatttatatgattttattatcattgtatcttattatagaaaaaaattaaacattgatcacaaaagttaatgtgagacttttaacagttttagtaatttatactcgttttgaaaaattcaaaatacaacatatacaaaaataatctaaaattttaatatatgattaatgtaattgtgtaatttattttaatagtaaataattaaacaaaaatgatagaaagcaTACAAATTATTagcaaatcttcattatttaaaatcatttattactatatatatcataatcacattaggtaattccgtatgttttatttaaagaaataatataaaataaatagtcATCTTTCTTTAGTTAGTATCATATGATATCATATAGTTGTTATTAAATGTTTCTAGTGAgctataaaaatcgaatttgaccaacatgtttttcaatttcaatgtGAGGCTGACACATACGACTAATTAACTATCTAATTGATTGACACATAAGCAAgaaatcttttttaattatacaa
This window encodes:
- the LOC103865247 gene encoding exopolygalacturonase, whose protein sequence is MASRFLIPCISPLFLFYFFLAISSTQTNAFHDGQKVFDVRNYGARGDGKTNTYNALAFTKAWNDACQWSGGRSTVYIPAGKFYLDQITFSGPCKRHVTFTIRGTLLAPRILYADKRAEWIAFRYVDNLTVNGGGILDGQGSYSWRHLNDCDKNPNCRALAMNIGFSFVRSARVNGLRSINSKMGHFNLYAVENFNITRVKITAPGDSPNTDGIKIGRSKDMHISNVSIGTGDDCVAILDGTTNLDISNVRCGPGHGISVGSIGRFKEEKSIEGITVRNSVLKGTMNGLRIKTWAKSASENSVSKFLFEDIQMINVRNPIVIDQQYCPHNLCDSPGKYNSHVQIKDVKYTSIWGTSATQAALMLQCSKAFPCQGVELSDINLVYKGRNGSVTATCENVGGSVYGKIVPGDCRMR